In one Excalfactoria chinensis isolate bCotChi1 chromosome 17, bCotChi1.hap2, whole genome shotgun sequence genomic region, the following are encoded:
- the TBC1D16 gene encoding TBC1 domain family member 16 isoform X1, translating to MSLGRLLRRASSKASDLLTLNPGGSSTSSSILDGEIIYSKNNVCVHPPELLQGLGEHHPGYLCLYMEKDELLGTTLILAWVPNSRIQRQDEEALRYVTPESSPVRKAPRKQGRHIQGFGAAQQASPSEPKGTVVLKEDILTVSQLVKDGAYINSPSLDGEKLPQSCVAADGAHQSPQPARSDSGILSTISSQDEQNRSELSVEEGLDCRPEAGEDEGSLELFADDVSRDSTFDSDSDAFSSPFCLSPISEALVKSSSSVFLDNESRDTGDDHVPRSYCCTESPNSSTQSPESSGRAQGEEQQKVGALEQICGVFRVDLGQMRSLRLFFSDEACTCGQLVVASRESQYKIFHFHHGGLDKVSEVFQQWKYCTETHLKEQVVGKLSDEKTCMQFSIRRPKLPSSETHPEENAYRRLDVSAWLSHLNHCGQVEEEYKLQKAIFFGGIDMSIRGEVWPFLLRYYSYESTSEEREALRVQKRKEYFEIQEKRLSMSPDEQKDFWRKVQFTVDKDVVRTDRSNQFFRGENNPNVETMRRILLNYAVFNPAIGYSQGMSDLVAPILAEVLDESDTFWCFVGLMQNTIFISSPRDEDMEKQLMYLRELLRLMHPRFYQHLSALGEDGLQMLFCHRWILLCFKREFPDAEALRMWEACWAHYQTDYFHLFICVAIVVIYGDDVIEQQLATDQMLLHFGNLAMHMNGELVLRKARSLLYQFHLLPRIPCSLHNLCQLCGTGMWDSGFIPAVECSGHHPAAEGCPYGGLVEESSPKPGGEGRRGVKTHDIFSFRK from the exons ATGTCTCTGGGGCGACTCCTCCGACGTGCCTCCTCTAAAGCTTCTGACCTCCTGACCCTGAATCCTGGTGGCAGCAGCACTTCATCTTCCATACTCGATGGggagatcatctactccaaGAACAATGTCTGCGTCCACCcacctgagctgctgcagggcctcGGGGAGCACCACCCAG GCTATTTGTGCCTGTACATGGAGAAGGATGAGCTGCTCGGCACCACACTCATCCTTGCCTGGGTCCCAAACTCACGCATCCAGAGGCAGGATGAAGAAGCCCTGCGCTACGTCACTCCTGAGAGCTCCCCGGTCCGCAAAGCTCCCCGCAAACAAGGCCGTCACATTCAGGGATTCggtgctgctcagcaggctTCTCCCAGCGAGCCAAAAGGGACAGTGGTCCTGAAGGAAGACATCTTGACTGTGTCACAGCTCGTGAAGGACGGGGCTTACATCAATTCCCCTTCTTTGGATGGGGAGAAGCTGCCCCAGAGCTGTGTGGCAGCAGATGGTGCCCACCAGTCCCCTCAGCCTGCCCGCAGCGACTCAGGAATCCTATCGACAATCAGCTCTCAGGATGAGCAGAACAGGTCAGAGCTGTCAGTGGAGGAAGGGCTGGACTGCAGGCCAGAGGCAGGGGAGGACGAGGGCTCCCTGGAGCTGTTTGCTGATGATGTGAGCAGGGACAGCACTTTTGACTCTGATTCTGATGCCTTCTCTTCCCCGTTCTGCCTCTCTCCCATTAGCGAAGCCCTCGTGAAAAGCAGtagttctgtgtttctggaCAATGAAAGCAG ggacacaggTGATGACCACGTGCCACGCTCCTACTGCTGCACAGAGAGccccaacagcagcacccagagcccaGAGAGCAGCGGGCGAGCGcagggtgaggagcagcagaaggtgGGCGCACTGGAGCAGATCTGTGGAGTCTTCAGAGTGGACCTGGGACAAATGAGATCCCTGCGCCTTTTCTTTAG CGACGAGGCATGCACCTGTGGGCAGCTGGTAGTCGCCAGCCGGGAGAGCCAGTACAAGATCTTCCATTTTCACCACGGAGGCCTGGATAAAGTGTCAGAGGTGTTCCAGCAGTGGAAGTACTGCACCGAGACCCACCTGAAGGAGCAGGTAGTGGGCAAG CTCTCCGATGAGAAGACATGCATGCAGTTCTCCATCCGTCGGCCCAAGCTGCCCTCATCAGAGACGCACCCAGAGGAGAACGCATACCGGCGCCTGGACGTGTCAGCATGGCTCAGCCACCTGAACCACTGTGGGCAGGTGGAGGAGGAGTACAAGCTGCAGAAG GCCATTTTCTTCGGTGGGATCGATATGTCCATCCGTGGGGAAGTGTGGCCTTTCCTGCTGCGTTACTACAGCTACGAGTCCACCTCTGAGGAGAGAGAGGCACTGAGGgtgcagaagaggaaggagtaCTTTGAGATCCAGGAGAAGAG GCTTTCCATGTCTCCAGATGAGCAGAAGGATTTCTGGCGCAAGGTGCAGTTCACTGTAGATAAGGATGTTGTGAGGACTGACCGCAGCAACCAGTTCTTTCGAGGGGAAAACAACCCCAACGTGGAAACAATGAG GAGGATCTTGTTGAACTATGCAGTGTTTAACCCAGCAATTGGGTATTCCCAAGGCATGTCTGACCTGGTCGCCCCGATCCTGGCAGAGGTTCTGGATGAGTCGGATACTTTTTGGTGCTTTGTGGGATTGATGCAGAACACCATCTTCATCAGCTCACCCCGGGACGAGGACATGGAGAAACAGCTG ATGTACCTGCGGGAGCTGCTGCGGCTCATGCACCCACGCTTCTACCAGCACCTTTCTGCCCTGGGGGAGGACGGCCTGCAGATGCTCTTCTGTCACCGCTGGATCCTTCTCTGTTTTAAACGGGAGTTCCCCGATGCTGAGGCTCTGCGCATGTGGGAAGCGTGCTGGGCACACTACCAG ACAGACTACTTCCACCTCTTCATCTGCGTGGCCATCGTGGTGATTTATGGGGACGATGTCATTGAACAACAGCTGGCCACCGATCAGATGCTGCTGCATTTCGGCAACCTGGCTATGCACATGAATGGAGAACTCGTACTCAGGAAG GCGAGGAGCCTGCTCTATCAGTTCCACCTGCTGCCCCGCATCCCCTGCAGTCTGCACAACCTGTGCCAGCTGTGTGGGACGGGGATGTGGGACAGCGGCTTCATCCCCGCCGTGGAGTGCTCTGGTCACCACCCTGCGGCCGAGGGCTGCCCCTATGGGGGGCTGGTGGAGGAATCTTCTCCTAAGCCAGGAGGTGAAGGCAGGAGAGGAGTGAAAACACACGACATCTTCAGCTTCCGAAAATAG